TCGTTAACAAGAGAGGCCGCAAAAACCCCGATCCTATGCTTCTCTTCTGATTCACGTACCAGACGTTCTCTGTATTCATGAACCTCATTCGCTTGTTTAGGGAGAATGGCTCCTCCATGCGTTCTGATGACTTGACCGATCTCTTCCATCCTTAAAAGGTCACGGCGAGCCGTGTCACGGGATACTCCGAAAAGATTGCAAATGTCCTGAATGCTAACACGCCCATGCTGCTTTATATAATCAACAATTTTGTTGAGACGTTCTTCCTGATACATTGTACCCTCACCACCAATTGCAGATATTTAAGTACTTATAAGCCATTATAAGTGTTTATCATGCAATTACAACTTGTTTTTTTAAGGCATCATCTGCTACACTGATCACAACTTCTTAAAAACTTGATAAGCATAGTGCTCTTTTTCCTTACAGTTCAATATGCATTGTGATGAAAGGTAGGAGAATACATTGGACATACCGAAAATAAAGGATGTTTCCAGTTGGGGGCAACACGGATTTGTTGTTTATCCCAAAGCTGTGACTCACTTTTATGTTCTCCGTTATCTGCAATGGCTGATAAGTGGCGGAACGAATGCCGCGTATTCCACTCATCATCAATCGTTATGGGATATTCGAATGTATGAGCCTGTCTATAATGCCTTCAGCGAAGTTCTAGGTGAGCAGGCATTAATGGTTAGTCTCGATCCGAGCGAGACTAATCAAATTCGAGGAAGGATATGTCTGCAAACAGAGATAATGATTCATAAAGGCAACAGTCCTCAGAGGATTAATAAGTGCGATCTCATTATTTTCGATGCGGAAAGATGTCATCTTGACCTTGATTTAGACTTCGATTCATTTTGGCTCCCCCTGACCATGATCCCCGCTAACAAATTCGATGACGTGACCAAACAAGAAAGAGTGCAGTATTGGCATGCGAAACCGTTTTGGACATACCTCTCCCCATTAGGATGCAAATTGTTAGGACTCGAATCTTGGGAAACTTGATAATGAAGTGGATTCAAAGCGCTTTAAAAAATACAGCGGCGTCTGGAACATTAAAAACAATGTTCTAGACGCCGCTGCCGTAATTGGGCTAAGATGCTTGGATCAATAGAAGGTCATAGCTAGCAGCAACACCTCCCTGTATGCTGAACTTCCCCTCGTATTCCTTATACATGCTGGCGAACAGTCGTCGCGAGCTGAGACCACGTATAGTAACAGCCTCAGAAGTACTGGCTCCCATCGCTTTTACCGTGTGAAGAAAATCTCTTGCTGAAGCATACTTTTCCGTATGAATCGAGCTTTCTGATTGGATACTTGAAAATCCCGATTCCTTGAGCACGCTGTTCCATTCATTTGGCGATAGAAACCGCAGTCCGTGCCGCTGCGGCTCCATTCCATTGGCTCGATAAACTTCATTGAAAGCCTTATGCATCTCGCAAAATGTATCAGGCCCGAATGTCGTGAATATGAGCGCGCCTCCAGGACGAAGCATCCGCCGAAGGTGACCAAGTGTTTGCTTAGGATTGCTCAGCCATTGAAAGCAGGCGTTGGAGACGATGAGATCAAACGAGGATGTCGGAGCATTTTCCGCCC
This portion of the Cohnella abietis genome encodes:
- the bioC gene encoding malonyl-ACP O-methyltransferase BioC, with the protein product MSSRISDIRRQFNRSANSYDAHAHVQRLMSDRLAKSFLGWKNKSNIAGPHIVEIGCGTGALTEILVTEWPSASITAIDIAPAMIQLAEQRVLLDEANFNRIRKMTPDRLRFLHADVEMWAENAPTSSFDLIVSNACFQWLSNPKQTLGHLRRMLRPGGALIFTTFGPDTFCEMHKAFNEVYRANGMEPQRHGLRFLSPNEWNSVLKESGFSSIQSESSIHTEKYASARDFLHTVKAMGASTSEAVTIRGLSSRRLFASMYKEYEGKFSIQGGVAASYDLLLIQAS